In one Mesorhizobium australicum genomic region, the following are encoded:
- a CDS encoding extensin family protein, giving the protein MWAVLFVLTMAVAAPVARAADDVPTPQPRPARPGDPPDASPRENEAEKGAASETGAEDEVGLPDAGEAPRPEPRPEQPGEVKGENKPPADAGQTEPSPKPEARPDRPGKDEAPTGPGKAEPSLMPPPRPAEMPAEEAACRVRLKELGVVFEERPQLAEAAGCSVPWPVAVTALSKDVALAPEAVMNCATAQRAAEFARDHIVPKASAILGSQLISIRQDSAYVCRPRHGSAKLSEHAFGNALDIGAFTLKDGRTVEVGKASKRAEGEFMLAVRLAACGPFTTVLGPGSDPDHASHFHFDLAARRKGSAFCQ; this is encoded by the coding sequence ATGTGGGCGGTCCTGTTCGTGCTGACGATGGCCGTAGCCGCGCCTGTTGCGCGGGCCGCCGACGACGTGCCGACGCCGCAGCCGCGACCCGCCCGGCCCGGCGATCCGCCGGACGCGTCGCCGCGCGAGAACGAAGCCGAAAAGGGCGCAGCCAGCGAGACGGGGGCGGAGGATGAGGTCGGGCTGCCGGATGCCGGCGAGGCGCCGAGGCCCGAGCCGCGGCCTGAGCAGCCAGGGGAGGTGAAGGGGGAGAACAAGCCCCCCGCCGATGCCGGCCAGACAGAGCCTTCGCCGAAGCCCGAGGCGCGGCCCGACCGGCCGGGGAAGGATGAGGCTCCCACCGGGCCGGGCAAGGCCGAGCCGTCGCTGATGCCGCCGCCGCGTCCGGCCGAGATGCCGGCGGAGGAGGCCGCCTGCCGCGTGCGGCTGAAGGAGCTCGGCGTCGTCTTCGAGGAGAGGCCGCAGCTTGCCGAAGCAGCAGGATGTTCGGTGCCGTGGCCGGTGGCGGTGACGGCGCTGTCGAAGGACGTGGCGCTGGCACCCGAGGCGGTGATGAACTGCGCGACCGCCCAGCGGGCGGCGGAGTTTGCGCGCGACCATATCGTGCCGAAGGCATCGGCGATCCTCGGCTCGCAGCTGATCTCGATCCGGCAGGATTCGGCCTATGTCTGCCGGCCGCGCCATGGTTCGGCGAAGCTGTCCGAGCACGCGTTCGGCAATGCGCTGGACATCGGCGCCTTTACGCTGAAAGACGGAAGAACGGTCGAGGTGGGCAAGGCATCGAAGCGGGCGGAGGGCGAGTTCATGCTCGCGGTGCGGCTGGCGGCCTGCGGGCCGTTCACCACGGTGCTCGGCCCGGGCTCCGACCCCGACCACGCTTCGCATTTCCACTTCGACCTGGCGGCGCGGCGCAAGGGGTCGGCCTTCTGCCAGTGA
- a CDS encoding extensin-like domain-containing protein produces MGFIARGIAAATSLGAAAGILAACSSSDVLRPDIDITPTAAVMAPVSLAPPASVTYAAPPVAVEQSAPVMSEPAVAEPVYQAAPAVAAQVPAGSMSVMAPPPIDEEAEDAPVVQAAITPAPGLQRLVPSNPYMNQPPEYRDRSSVPRTMPQSEVDCRRELKRLGATYQDLPPVGNGKYCGIDYPVKLSELSGDIAMKPAATLSCRMALQVAKWTKYELGPSTRRRYFTGVKAIHQGSSYSCRKINGSRTMSEHAKGNALDIMRIELDSGKDIGVVKKGFFSFREKGLLNNVRADACDYFSTVLGPGYNYDHRNHFHFDIAQRRSGRKACK; encoded by the coding sequence ATGGGCTTTATCGCGCGCGGCATCGCGGCGGCGACATCGCTTGGCGCGGCGGCAGGCATCCTCGCCGCCTGCTCGTCCTCCGACGTGCTGCGCCCGGACATCGACATCACGCCGACCGCGGCCGTGATGGCGCCGGTGTCGCTCGCGCCTCCGGCCAGCGTGACTTATGCCGCGCCACCCGTGGCGGTCGAGCAGAGCGCGCCGGTGATGTCGGAGCCGGCCGTGGCGGAGCCGGTCTACCAGGCCGCGCCGGCTGTCGCAGCCCAGGTGCCGGCCGGCTCCATGTCGGTGATGGCGCCGCCGCCGATCGACGAGGAGGCGGAGGATGCGCCGGTGGTTCAGGCGGCGATCACGCCCGCTCCCGGCCTGCAGCGGCTGGTGCCGTCGAACCCCTACATGAACCAGCCGCCCGAATATCGCGACCGCAGCTCGGTGCCGCGCACGATGCCGCAGAGCGAGGTCGACTGCCGGCGCGAGCTGAAGCGGCTTGGCGCGACGTACCAGGACCTGCCGCCGGTCGGCAACGGCAAGTATTGCGGCATCGACTATCCGGTGAAGCTGTCGGAACTGTCGGGCGACATCGCCATGAAGCCGGCAGCGACGCTGTCCTGCCGCATGGCGCTGCAGGTGGCGAAATGGACCAAATACGAACTCGGCCCGTCGACGCGGCGGCGCTATTTCACCGGCGTCAAGGCGATCCATCAGGGGTCGAGCTATTCGTGCCGCAAGATCAACGGCTCGCGCACCATGTCGGAGCACGCCAAGGGCAACGCGCTGGACATCATGCGCATCGAGCTCGACAGCGGCAAGGACATCGGAGTGGTCAAGAAGGGCTTCTTCTCCTTCCGCGAGAAGGGACTCTTGAACAACGTGCGCGCCGACGCCTGCGACTATTTCTCGACCGTGCTCGGGCCGGGCTACAATTACGACCACCGCAACCACTTCCACTTCGACATCGCCCAGCGGCGGAGCGGCCGCAAGGCGTGCAAGTGA
- a CDS encoding acyl-CoA thioesterase, with protein MTDTDAKPAGELVLRTLAMPADTNAAGDIFGGWVMAQMDLACGIRAAERAKGRVVTVAVEKMFFAKPMKVGDTLSIYAEITRVGRTSMTLSLEAWAQRYLSDVMEKVTHADFVMVALDKQGKPAPIPAE; from the coding sequence ATGACCGATACCGACGCCAAACCCGCCGGAGAGCTGGTGCTGCGCACGCTGGCCATGCCGGCCGACACCAACGCTGCCGGCGACATCTTCGGCGGCTGGGTCATGGCGCAGATGGACCTTGCCTGCGGCATCCGCGCCGCAGAGCGCGCCAAGGGCCGCGTCGTCACCGTCGCGGTGGAGAAGATGTTCTTCGCCAAGCCGATGAAGGTCGGCGACACGCTGTCGATCTATGCCGAGATCACCCGCGTCGGCCGCACCTCGATGACGCTGTCGCTCGAAGCCTGGGCGCAGCGCTACCTCTCCGACGTAATGGAGAAGGTCACCCATGCCGACTTCGTCATGGTCGCGCTCGACAAACAGGGCAAGCCCGCGCCGATCCCGGCCGAGTGA
- a CDS encoding winged helix-turn-helix transcriptional regulator produces the protein MKPGHHHHTEDCRAVSEVLSRVGDKWTVLVVQYLGSGPMRFSELKRTIGGISQKMLTTTLRGLERDGFVTRTVFPTIPPRVDYQLTELGQELLTPVTALGEWARMNILRIREARERFDETVV, from the coding sequence GTGAAACCAGGTCACCATCACCATACAGAAGACTGCCGCGCGGTGAGCGAGGTGCTGTCCCGGGTGGGCGACAAATGGACGGTTCTGGTCGTCCAGTATCTCGGCTCGGGACCGATGCGCTTTTCGGAACTGAAGCGGACGATCGGCGGCATTTCGCAGAAGATGCTGACGACCACGCTGCGGGGGCTGGAGCGCGACGGCTTCGTCACGCGCACCGTATTTCCAACGATTCCGCCGCGCGTCGACTACCAGCTGACTGAACTCGGCCAGGAGCTGTTGACGCCGGTGACGGCGCTGGGCGAATGGGCCCGCATGAACATCCTGCGCATCCGCGAGGCGCGCGAGCGCTTCGACGAGACCGTCGTCTGA
- a CDS encoding PepSY domain-containing protein yields MKHLILAAPFVLLVATPALADDRPPTPDERVRIEAALRGEGYTSWGSIELDDNRVWEVDDAIDDEGKEWDLELDTQSLAISKKDD; encoded by the coding sequence ATGAAGCACCTCATCCTCGCCGCCCCCTTTGTCCTACTCGTCGCGACCCCGGCGCTTGCCGACGACCGCCCCCCGACACCGGACGAGCGCGTCCGCATCGAGGCGGCGCTGAGGGGCGAGGGATATACGTCCTGGGGTTCGATCGAGCTGGACGACAATCGGGTCTGGGAAGTGGACGACGCCATCGACGACGAGGGCAAGGAATGGGACCTCGAACTCGACACGCAGTCGCTGGCGATCTCGAAGAAGGACGATTGA
- a CDS encoding LssY C-terminal domain-containing protein, which translates to MARRRVSAKRAVIGTVFVVAVWGFVAYLAAPFFWSEIERGRPPQPMLTTTPLGIPGDPINFGLAGAEAEVVAAFHAIGWRPADAITLKSALAIGLSVLLDRPYPDAPVSNLVYEGERQDLAFEKEDGGSAGRRHHARLWKVEGDGAQERPLWLGAVSYDRDAGLSHDTLQITHHIAPDLDAERDALIGGFEAAGLLESSYSIDGVGPTQDGRNGGGDRYFTDGKATVGVLRVR; encoded by the coding sequence ATGGCGCGGAGACGGGTGTCGGCGAAGCGGGCGGTGATCGGCACGGTGTTCGTCGTGGCGGTGTGGGGCTTCGTCGCCTATCTGGCCGCGCCCTTCTTCTGGTCGGAGATCGAGCGCGGGCGGCCGCCGCAGCCGATGCTGACCACGACGCCGCTCGGCATCCCCGGCGATCCGATCAATTTCGGGCTGGCGGGCGCGGAGGCGGAGGTGGTGGCGGCCTTCCATGCGATCGGCTGGCGGCCGGCGGATGCGATCACGCTGAAGTCGGCGCTTGCGATCGGGCTGAGCGTGCTGCTCGACCGCCCCTATCCGGACGCACCGGTGAGCAACCTGGTCTATGAGGGCGAGCGGCAGGATCTCGCCTTCGAGAAGGAGGACGGCGGCAGCGCCGGCCGGCGCCATCACGCGCGGTTGTGGAAGGTCGAGGGAGACGGCGCGCAGGAGCGGCCCTTGTGGCTGGGCGCGGTGAGCTACGACCGCGACGCCGGCCTGTCGCACGACACGCTGCAGATCACCCACCACATCGCGCCGGACCTTGACGCGGAGCGCGACGCCCTGATCGGCGGCTTCGAGGCGGCGGGGCTTTTGGAGAGCAGCTACTCGATCGACGGCGTCGGGCCGACGCAGGACGGCCGCAACGGCGGCGGCGACCGGTATTTTACCGACGGCAAGGCGACGGTGGGGGTGTTGAGAGTCAGATGA
- a CDS encoding VOC family protein, which produces MRKTGKLDYLELSAAGGSMDSVKAFYASVFGWSFTDYGPTYAAFDEGLEGGFQADKADAPAKPLPVLYSENLEETFEAVEAAGARIVLPIFSFPGGRRFHFADPAGNELAVWGE; this is translated from the coding sequence ATGCGCAAGACCGGAAAGCTCGATTATCTCGAACTGTCCGCCGCCGGAGGCTCGATGGACAGCGTCAAGGCCTTCTACGCCTCCGTCTTCGGCTGGTCGTTCACCGATTACGGCCCCACCTACGCTGCCTTCGACGAAGGACTGGAAGGCGGCTTCCAGGCCGACAAGGCCGACGCCCCGGCAAAGCCGCTGCCCGTCCTCTATTCGGAAAATCTCGAGGAGACGTTCGAGGCGGTGGAAGCCGCGGGCGCCCGCATCGTGCTGCCGATCTTCTCCTTCCCCGGCGGCCGCCGCTTCCACTTCGCCGACCCCGCCGGCAACGAACTCGCCGTCTGGGGCGAATGA
- a CDS encoding fatty acid desaturase family protein produces MREYGYNLDQKRVKALSELQPWRTAAAIALDWATIAAAIAFSEWMDTAWALVLAWMVIGGRMHAMGVLIHDFAHYRFIPNKKASEWVGDVLLAWPLLTFVDGYRKNHLAHHRYTNTEKDPDWKIKLGTRHFTFPQSWQYAIMNLLGYLVGISSYRDMKSIVVRLSDDEGRPLHYQLKRFGFYIAMAFVFFLTGAWHGFVLYWLLPFFTFMLLFLYIRSVAEHFGSMDYESELGSSRTVYPYLWERAFFAPHNVNYHLDHHLYPSVPFYNLPKLHAALMADPEFAAGAHITRGYSTGLVRECLAPAPKAQPADNPAPAE; encoded by the coding sequence ATGAGGGAATACGGCTACAACCTCGACCAGAAGAGGGTGAAGGCGCTCTCCGAGCTGCAGCCCTGGCGCACCGCTGCGGCAATTGCGCTGGACTGGGCCACGATCGCGGCGGCGATCGCCTTCTCGGAATGGATGGATACCGCGTGGGCGCTGGTGCTGGCCTGGATGGTCATCGGCGGGCGCATGCATGCGATGGGCGTGCTGATCCACGACTTCGCCCACTACCGCTTCATCCCGAACAAGAAGGCCTCGGAATGGGTCGGCGATGTGCTGCTCGCCTGGCCGCTGCTGACCTTCGTCGACGGCTACCGCAAGAACCATCTCGCGCATCACCGCTACACCAATACCGAGAAGGACCCCGACTGGAAGATCAAGCTCGGCACGCGGCACTTCACCTTCCCGCAGAGCTGGCAATACGCCATCATGAACCTGCTCGGCTACCTGGTCGGCATCTCGTCCTACCGCGACATGAAATCGATCGTGGTGCGGCTGTCGGACGACGAGGGGCGGCCGCTGCACTACCAGCTCAAGCGCTTCGGTTTCTATATCGCGATGGCGTTCGTGTTCTTCCTGACCGGCGCCTGGCACGGCTTCGTTCTCTACTGGCTGCTGCCGTTCTTCACCTTCATGCTGCTCTTCCTCTACATCCGTTCCGTCGCCGAACATTTCGGCTCGATGGACTACGAGAGCGAACTGGGCTCTTCGCGCACAGTCTATCCCTATCTGTGGGAGCGCGCCTTCTTCGCCCCGCACAACGTGAACTACCACCTCGACCACCACCTCTATCCGAGCGTGCCGTTCTACAACCTGCCGAAGCTGCATGCGGCGCTGATGGCCGATCCGGAATTCGCCGCCGGCGCCCACATCACGCGCGGCTATTCGACCGGGCTGGTGCGCGAATGCCTGGCGCCGGCGCCGAAGGCGCAGCCGGCGGACAATCCGGCGCCCGCCGAATAG
- a CDS encoding NADPH-dependent FMN reductase, producing the protein MSKPRIGIVIGSTREGRFADKPAQWIYEIAKARGDIEVELVDLRDFPLPFFDEPASPAWAPSKSDVAQKWQKKVASFDGFVFTAAEYNRAPTAVLKNAFDYAYTEWNKKAVGFVGYGGVGGARAVEHLRLIAIETQMAPVRAGVHIVWADMLPVMQGQKKLEELEHLKQSADDMLNQVAWWSKALLAARKAEAEEASIAA; encoded by the coding sequence ATGTCCAAACCCAGGATTGGAATTGTCATCGGCAGCACCCGCGAGGGCCGCTTTGCCGACAAGCCCGCCCAGTGGATCTACGAGATCGCCAAGGCGCGCGGCGACATCGAGGTCGAGCTGGTCGACCTGCGCGACTTCCCGCTGCCCTTCTTCGACGAGCCGGCCTCGCCCGCCTGGGCGCCCTCGAAGAGCGACGTGGCGCAGAAGTGGCAGAAGAAGGTCGCGAGCTTCGACGGCTTCGTCTTCACCGCCGCCGAATACAACCGTGCGCCGACCGCGGTGCTCAAGAACGCCTTCGACTATGCCTACACCGAGTGGAACAAAAAGGCCGTCGGCTTCGTCGGCTATGGCGGCGTCGGCGGCGCGCGTGCGGTCGAGCACCTGCGCCTGATCGCGATCGAAACGCAGATGGCGCCCGTCAGGGCCGGCGTACACATCGTCTGGGCCGACATGCTGCCGGTCATGCAGGGCCAGAAGAAGCTCGAGGAGCTCGAGCACCTGAAGCAGTCGGCCGACGACATGCTGAACCAGGTCGCCTGGTGGTCGAAGGCGCTCCTCGCCGCCCGCAAGGCCGAAGCCGAGGAAGCCTCGATCGCCGCCTGA
- the smc gene encoding chromosome segregation protein SMC: MRFSRLRLLGFKSFVEPSEFVIEGGLTGIVGPNGCGKSNLVEALRWVMGESSYKNMRASGMDDVIFSGSATRPSRNTAEVTLFLDNTDRSAPAAYNDGDELQISRRIEREAGSNYRINGKEARAKDVQLLFADQSTGARSPSMVGQGRIGELIQAKPQARRALLEEAAGISGLHTRRHEAELRLRAAEQNLERLEDVVGELESQIESLKRQSRQASRFKALSADIRQAEATLLHLRWTLAKAQEAEAQSALSAATNVVAERAKEQMDAAKDQAVGAHHLPGLREEEAKAAAALQRLTIARTQVEEEAQRIRSRHSELEKRIAQLDADIAREEQMVRDNADILKRLADEEATLKAEEEGAVDREREKRAAFEEASTQLTLSEAALSKLTSERAEASAQRTQAERSLRDAAERRDRLDRQLADTDREAAEIAAKLAGLPDPAEKQKLVEQATEAVSTAEAATIAAEKAVEAARGREAAARPALQAARAELGRIETEARTLAKMLNAQSGGLFPAVVEQIKVDKGFETALGAALGDDLDAALDRVAPVHWAADVNGTGGDPVLPEGARPLSEVVRAPSQLARRLAQVGIVEAEDGPRLQKLLATGQRLVTKNGALWRWDGLTASADAPTAAALRLAQKNRLAELEAEATTATVAARAAEAAQAEAEAATKSAVETERTARDDWRAAQRAVTEARDALAKAEAAAGQLAGRRSALEASRARIVESRDEAAGAFAEAERALAAAPDLGDLQSRLDRMSADVAQDRAKLADARAAHDGLKRESEARRRRLEAIAAESRNWVSRAENADRQIEALAARKAETASEFAALADAPDELDERRRALLSEISKAEQLRRQAADRLQEAENRQAALDKAATGAIQSLSEAREGRARAEERLAAADERRREAEARIQEAMGVAPHLVLKQAGLEADAELPDMGEVERRLERLKIERERLGAVNLRAEEEQKELSERLELIVSEREDIVEAIKKLRQGIQSLNREGRERLLAAFEVVNAQFQRLFTHLFGGGTAELQLIESEDPLEAGLEILARPPGKKPQTMTLLSGGEQALTAMALIFAVFLTNPAPICVLDEVDAPLDDHNVERFCNLMDEMAASTDTRFVVITHNPITMARMNRLFGVTMAEQGVSQLVSVDLQTAERIREAS, from the coding sequence ATGCGGTTCTCCCGGCTCCGCCTCCTCGGCTTCAAGTCCTTCGTCGAGCCCTCCGAATTCGTCATCGAAGGGGGGCTCACCGGCATCGTCGGCCCGAACGGCTGCGGCAAGTCGAACCTTGTCGAGGCGCTGCGCTGGGTGATGGGCGAGAGCTCCTACAAGAACATGCGCGCGTCCGGCATGGACGACGTGATCTTCTCGGGTTCCGCCACGCGCCCCTCGCGCAACACGGCCGAGGTCACGCTCTTCCTCGACAACACCGACCGCAGCGCGCCCGCCGCCTACAATGACGGCGACGAATTGCAGATCTCGCGCCGCATCGAGCGCGAGGCGGGGTCCAATTACCGCATCAACGGCAAGGAGGCGCGCGCCAAGGACGTGCAGCTTCTTTTCGCCGACCAGTCGACCGGCGCGCGCTCGCCCTCGATGGTGGGGCAGGGCCGCATCGGCGAGCTGATCCAGGCGAAGCCCCAGGCGCGCCGGGCCCTTCTGGAAGAGGCGGCCGGCATTTCCGGCCTGCACACGCGACGGCATGAAGCGGAGCTGAGGCTGCGCGCGGCCGAACAGAACCTCGAACGGCTGGAGGACGTGGTCGGCGAGCTGGAGAGCCAGATCGAGAGCCTGAAGCGCCAGTCGCGGCAGGCCTCGCGCTTCAAGGCGCTCTCTGCCGACATCCGCCAGGCGGAGGCGACGCTGCTGCACCTGCGCTGGACGCTCGCCAAGGCGCAGGAGGCCGAAGCGCAGAGCGCGCTGTCGGCCGCGACCAACGTGGTGGCCGAGCGCGCCAAGGAGCAGATGGACGCCGCCAAGGACCAGGCGGTCGGCGCGCACCACCTGCCCGGCCTGCGCGAGGAGGAGGCGAAGGCGGCGGCCGCCCTGCAGCGCCTGACGATCGCCAGGACCCAGGTCGAGGAGGAGGCGCAGCGCATCCGCTCCCGCCATTCCGAGCTCGAGAAGCGGATTGCCCAGCTCGACGCGGATATCGCCCGCGAGGAGCAGATGGTGCGCGACAATGCCGATATCCTGAAGCGACTGGCCGACGAGGAGGCTACGCTCAAGGCCGAGGAAGAGGGCGCGGTCGACCGCGAGCGGGAGAAGCGCGCAGCCTTCGAGGAAGCGTCGACGCAGCTCACGCTCTCGGAAGCCGCGTTGAGCAAGCTCACCTCGGAGCGGGCGGAAGCTTCGGCGCAGCGCACCCAGGCCGAGCGCTCGCTGCGCGATGCGGCCGAGCGGCGCGATCGGCTTGACCGTCAGCTCGCCGACACCGACCGCGAGGCGGCCGAGATCGCCGCGAAGCTGGCCGGCCTGCCTGACCCCGCCGAGAAGCAGAAGCTGGTGGAACAGGCGACCGAGGCGGTGTCGACCGCCGAAGCCGCGACGATCGCCGCCGAGAAGGCGGTGGAGGCGGCGCGAGGCCGCGAGGCCGCGGCGCGGCCGGCCCTGCAGGCGGCACGGGCGGAGCTTGGCCGGATCGAGACCGAGGCGCGCACGCTTGCCAAGATGCTGAATGCGCAGTCGGGCGGACTTTTCCCGGCGGTGGTGGAGCAGATCAAGGTCGACAAGGGGTTCGAGACGGCGCTGGGCGCAGCCCTCGGCGACGACCTTGACGCGGCGCTCGATCGCGTCGCACCGGTGCACTGGGCGGCGGATGTGAACGGGACTGGCGGCGATCCGGTGCTGCCGGAAGGCGCGCGGCCGCTCTCCGAGGTCGTCCGCGCTCCTTCGCAGCTCGCGCGGCGGCTGGCGCAGGTCGGCATCGTCGAGGCGGAGGACGGGCCGCGGTTGCAGAAGCTGCTCGCGACGGGCCAGCGTCTGGTGACGAAGAATGGCGCGCTGTGGCGCTGGGACGGGCTGACGGCCAGCGCGGACGCGCCGACGGCGGCCGCGCTCAGGCTGGCGCAGAAGAACCGGCTTGCCGAGCTGGAAGCCGAGGCCACGACCGCGACCGTGGCCGCCCGCGCTGCCGAGGCCGCTCAGGCCGAGGCGGAGGCCGCGACCAAGAGCGCGGTGGAGACCGAGCGCACCGCGCGCGACGACTGGCGCGCGGCGCAGCGGGCAGTGACGGAGGCGCGCGATGCGCTGGCGAAGGCGGAGGCCGCGGCCGGTCAGCTCGCCGGACGGCGCTCGGCGCTGGAAGCCTCGCGCGCGCGGATCGTGGAAAGCCGCGACGAGGCGGCCGGAGCCTTTGCCGAGGCGGAACGCGCGCTGGCCGCCGCACCCGACCTCGGCGATCTCCAGTCCAGGCTCGACCGCATGTCGGCCGACGTGGCGCAGGACCGGGCGAAGCTCGCCGATGCGCGCGCGGCCCATGACGGGCTGAAGCGCGAAAGCGAGGCGCGGCGCAGGCGGCTGGAGGCGATCGCGGCCGAGAGCCGCAACTGGGTGTCGCGCGCCGAAAATGCCGACCGGCAGATAGAGGCCCTTGCCGCGCGCAAGGCCGAGACGGCGAGCGAGTTCGCCGCCCTTGCCGATGCGCCCGACGAGCTGGACGAACGCCGCCGCGCGCTGCTGAGCGAGATCAGCAAGGCCGAGCAGCTGCGCAGGCAGGCGGCCGACCGGCTGCAGGAGGCCGAGAACCGGCAGGCCGCGCTCGACAAGGCCGCGACCGGCGCGATCCAGTCGCTGTCGGAGGCGCGCGAAGGCCGCGCCCGCGCCGAGGAGCGGCTGGCGGCGGCCGACGAGCGCCGCCGCGAGGCGGAGGCACGCATCCAGGAGGCGATGGGCGTCGCGCCGCACCTGGTGCTGAAACAGGCCGGGCTGGAGGCGGATGCCGAACTGCCCGACATGGGCGAGGTCGAGCGGCGGCTGGAGCGGCTGAAGATCGAGCGCGAACGGCTGGGCGCGGTCAACCTGCGCGCCGAGGAGGAGCAGAAGGAGCTGTCCGAGCGGCTGGAACTGATCGTGTCCGAACGCGAGGACATCGTCGAGGCGATCAAGAAGCTGCGCCAGGGCATCCAGAGCCTCAACCGCGAGGGCCGCGAACGGCTGCTCGCTGCCTTCGAAGTGGTCAACGCGCAGTTCCAGCGCCTGTTCACCCACCTGTTCGGCGGCGGCACGGCCGAGCTGCAGCTCATCGAATCGGAGGACCCGCTGGAGGCAGGGCTGGAGATCCTCGCCCGGCCGCCCGGCAAGAAGCCGCAGACGATGACGCTGCTGTCCGGCGGCGAGCAGGCGCTGACGGCGATGGCGCTGATCTTTGCGGTCTTCCTCACCAATCCCGCGCCGATCTGCGTGCTGGACGAGGTCGACGCGCCGCTCGACGATCACAATGTCGAGCGCTTCTGCAACCTGATGGACGAGATGGCGGCCTCGACCGATACGCGCTTCGTCGTCATCACCCACAATCCGATCACCATGGCCCGCATGAACCGGCTGTTCGGTGTCACCATGGCCGAGCAGGGCGTGAGCCAGCTCGTCTCGGTCGATCTCCAGACCGCCGAGCGCATCCGCGAGGCGAGCTGA